A region of the Chelmon rostratus isolate fCheRos1 chromosome 1, fCheRos1.pri, whole genome shotgun sequence genome:
TAAACATTCCCATGTTAAACCCATGACAGCATCATGACTTATGGACAGATACACGTTGTAACAACTGTTGTCTACCTGGTCGAAggtttgctgttgttgatggtgctgctgctcttcattaCCCCACATGTCCTCTACGTCGGCTACACACGCCTCCCGCTCCGCGTCCAGTCGCTCCTGGATCATCTCCTGCTCGATGATGTCCGCCTTGAAGACCAGCTCTGTCTCACTACAAGGGTTGAGGGAGATCAAACGTCTTTAtctcatcataaaacacaaagaacaacacacacaaaagcatatAATTGTGTCCTGTACCTGAAAGCCTTGTCAGACTGGTGGGCAAGTTTATCCGGTTCAGACACCACATGACTCTGCGGTCCTTTTACTGGAAGGGACCCGGTGTCTGTATCAAGTGGCGGCTCTACATCAGTCTGTCCTGCTGCTTCGACTGTTGATACCATCACAGATAATTCAATACGAATGTATTAAAATCAAAGTGGCAGCAGTGAAAAACCTCAGTCCTGTTTTGGTTTACACTCACCAGTTTCTGTCTCATCAGACTCCATGGAGCTGATTCCGTCTCCTGGGGTCTGGGTTCCCTGCACTTCTGAGAGCTGCTGTATGAGGCTGTGCTGTTggcccacctgcagcagcagtgagtcgTACTGTTGCTTCAACACAGCCAGCTCCTTCTGTAAGCCTGCCAACTTCTGATGCAGCTCTGCCTGCTCTGCCTCAAACTGTTCGCTGATGCAAGATAACATGAAAGTCATGTTAACTGTACAAAAACTCTGTcaacaaaacattaaagttCCTTTTGAATGTAATTATAATGAGCCTTTAAAGGTGAACAGAAATATGGACTGcacctctctctgttctcctgctcaGTCCTCTTGTCTCTCATCTCGAGCTGCTCCTTCAGCCTCTGAAGCTCCTGCTCTGAGGCCAGGAGGGAGCTCTGGATGCTCTCATTCTCCTCTTGAAGTGAAGCCACCTCATCTTCGCGCCTCTCTATACGTTCTTGCAACAGCAGCTTCTCTTCAGTCACTTGAGTGACACGAGACTGTAGTTTGATGTTCTCTTCAGTCAGCTGATTGTAGTGAACTTCCAGCTGAAGCTTTTCCTCAACAACTCTATTCAAGTTGGCAACAGAGTTATTGTTCTCTGAGGTTAGCTGGCTTAGTTTAGCCTCAAGTTGGATTTTGCCCTGGTTTATCAGATTGAGGGCAACATCTAGTTGGACCTTCTCCTCCATGACCTGTTTAAGGGTagtttcagcttcctgtttctctACAATCATTTGATCAACCTTCTGCTGTTCTGTAGTTAACTGCTGACAGTTGCTCTGTAGTTGCTCGTTCTCCTCAGCTAGCTTGTCTAGACTGGCTTCCAGCtgtttcttctctgcatttacCTGATTGATTGCAGTTTTTAAttgttctttgtcttctgtTAACTGTTTCAAAGTAACctcaatgttgtttttctcctgtaGTAACTGGTTAAGATTATTGTCCTTGTCTTCAATTATCTGCTTGAGCGTTGTCTCTAACTTGACCTTTTCCTCTGTGCTCTGACTGAGTTTAGACTCTAAGGTAGCGATGCTGTCCTCCAGCTGGCTTCGTCTGACAGCATCCTCTTCCAGACGAGTGATTTCATAGCTCCTCTCCATCAACTCCTCCCTAGCTGTGACATACTGTGTCTCCAGCACGGAGTTCTGAGACTGGACCTCCTCTAACCGGGTTTCCAAGACAGAGACCTGAAAATATTAGATATTATTAGTAGATATTATATTTCTTCCCCATGGAGCAATTTCAATGTCAGACAATTAAATAAATCAGGCAGTTACAAGACATATTTAGACTTCATAGAAATGCGCTAAAAATACTGAGCTCCAAAGAACGACAATTAATATTCACACCAAGTCTAGTATCTGTAGCACATTATTTTGTGTGATAGTGGCTCTACCTGGGCTTTGCTGTCCTCCAACCTGGCCTCCATGTCAGACATCTTGGCCTGATTCTGCACCAGCTGAGCCTCCAGTGACTCTATGGTtcccttcagctcctccacctgacTGTCAAAAGAGCTCATGGCTGTCTCATTGTCCTCGAGGTCCATTTGCAGCATCTCTAGCTGCACCTTGatataaaaaattaaatgaatacagCAAATTATTAAAACAACTCATCACCTTTTATTCGAAGGCTACCTTTTCTGAGCTATCATTTGTTATAATATCCTGAGCCAAGCAAGACTAATGTAATATAGCACTGTTTCCGCTGCAACAGAATCAAGCACCATTAGTAACCAACCTTGATTTTGTTCATGGCGACCATCTTCTCCTTTAGGAGATCTGATGTTTTggtctgctctgcctctgctttatTCAGCTTCTCTTTCAAACTCTTTATTGTGTTGTCTCTCTCCTCCAAGCCGcgtgaagcagcagacagagtcGTCTTCATCGTCTTGATCTCTTCCCGGCGAGAACTGGATTCTGCTTTAGCAGCAGTTACCGACTGCTTTGCAGCTTCAAACTGCTCTTTGAGGTGCTTCTCTTTGTTACGGACTTTTTCAATCTCCAGAGCATGACTCTCTGACTCTTTGCTCATCTTCTCTCTGAGCTCTTTGACTTCTTTCTCCAAAGTAAATATCAGATTGGTTTTCTCGGTCAGGGTGTTCTCCAAGTTGGACTTGATTTCGATAGTGGTGGAGTGATTCCTCTCAAGAGCCTCCAGACACTTCTTAAGGTCAGCATGGGACTGGTTGATCATGTCCAGTTCATTCTTCAACACTGGAAGCTTCTCTGCTGCGTCTTTGCTTGAAGTTAGCTCTTCTTCTAAGAGGGATATCTGCTCCAGAAGGTTGCTGAGCTTCTCAGTCTGAGCCTGCTGGAGGGTCTTAATAAGACATAGATTTTGTAAGAAATACATTTGAGAACATATGCAAAACTActaagtatttaaaaaaacaacaacaatttttttaaaactacaataatataatacaacatAATATACCTCAGCCTCTTTCtttgcattttcagctgcattttcCAGCTCGGCCTTTTGTTTCTCCAGAGACAAAATCTGAGCTTCagcctctctgagctgcttttccatctcttctgtTTGGCTCTGCAGAcccttcagctcctctgctAGCTGTTTGAGCTCCTCTGATTTTTTCTCATTCATCTTTTTGTATCCTTCTTCATTGTCTGACAGTGTCTTaatttgtttctgcagctcagctccCACTTGCTCTTGAACTTTCAGGAACTGATCCATGGAACTGACCTGAAACATGAGCAGAATATTAAACTATGGATCCTATTGGTTCAGACCAAAGTACAGAATAAAACCCAATATAATGAAAAAGCACAGGAAATAACATTATAAAGTCAGCAGAATAAATTTAGTTTGCTACTGAAATTAGAAACACTCAGTATACTCATTCTTGTTATAATGCTCTTCTTCTTAAAGTGTCAGATTTCATTGTTGGGTAAATATTGAAAATATGATAGCAAAGATAGTTTGATCATAATGTACTCATTGGTCATAAGATTATTTTGTACCACACAATAttacaaaacatgacaaagtcCCTAAATACAGCCTCATAAATGTCCACAAATTTGCATCACTTCCAAAAGACATGACAGAAAGTGTAAAAGACTATTAAATaactaaaaagaaaatgtaattgctACTCTGACTAAAAACCTttgctgcagtgcagtaaaacagACCTTGTTTTTGGTGAGCAGCAGGTCTTGCTGAGCCTCCTCCAACTGCAGCTTGAGCTGCTCAGTCTCTTCAACCTTTGCTGAAACACTCTCCTCACACTGCTTCAGCAGAGCTGCCTTCTCTTCTGACAACCTGGTAGAGTTTAGacatcaaagacagaaaaaataatgttaaaagcAAGCTACACTTATTGTTTGGTGAAACTGTTCATATCATACTTAAATCATAAGGCACAAAGGCATTGCTAAGTATTTTCTTGCAGCTGTATGCATTAACCCCTTAAACCCTGCAATCTCATGTTGCACAGGGTAGAGTCAGCACCTCTCAGACACggtctcaacaaaaactgaactttatgAAGTTTATAAAGGTAGGATGCATTGTAGTGCTGTTGTAATGGGGAAAGGGTTCATACAAAATTCTGaactaaacaacaacaaataaagctGTCACCTGGCACTTTGTTCCTCCTGCTGTGCAGTGGCCTGAGCAAGGCTGTCTCTGAGGTGGATGATCTCCGCTTGGCCCAACTCTACCAGCTGGTCTTTGGAGTGAGCCAGGTCACAGGCTGCCTGGTGCTcgttctgcagctctgtgttggtCCTCTCAGCCTGCTCTGCTCGAGTCGACTCCTTTTGCAACTGCAACTCAAGATCTTTGACCTGTTCACATTAAAGAGTAAGTATTAGGCCAAACTGGGAATACAGTTAATCAATGGCTATTGATTATATTGTTTTAGGTCCATCtatgtttgaaaatgttattGGGAATCCTGCTGCCAAGACCAAAATCTCAATAAAGATACAATTCAAAGATACAGAGAGGTTGTTCGTCTGCTGCATAATTCCATTACaacacacattcaacattttaagaCGTAAATATCTTTAAAcctataaataaatgttttatgggCTTATTGGTCGTACATAATAGAGCTTACACAAGACTAGTAATCCATTTTCAGTGGAGACTTCCAGTTGTGTAAAATTTTTGTCAAGAATTATTATTTGTTACAAGCTCATTGTGCTTGCTTATGAACCTTGCAGGGTTGTCTTTGGGATCATCTTGTACCTTAGTTtaatgtacaaaacaaacaacaatccACTGAATCACCTGTGCTTCAAGCTGAGCCACTTGCACGGCAACATTCTCCAGGTCTttgacatgtttctgtccaGCCTTGGAGAACTCGGACTGCAGCTCCTTGTACTgatgctccctctcctccaacTCCGTGCTCTTGTTGAGGAGTTCTCCTTTCAAGGAATCGATGTGAGCGGACAGACTGGCCTTGTCTCCCTCTACATTCATGAGCTGCCTCTACAATAGTGAGCAGAAATGCATTGAAGCTGAGGGATGACAACTTTAAGATTCCTGATGCCACTTGGAGTTACTTTGGACCAATTATTGTAATTagtttttaatgattttctttgATACAAGGGTCATTCAAACTTTGTGATTAAAAATTAGTTAATCAAAGCCATCCCAAAACTGAACAGGTTTAGGGATGTACAGCTAAACAAACtttcagcatgtgtgtctgcataccaaatatgacagaaatgttTGTATGCAGGCTTATCAATTTGGATAAACTGTGTTGTACATCTTCCCTAATCCATAATTGAAATGAACATATTGGGAACCACAGCACCTCACCTTAAGTTCATCAGTAGCCTCATTCAGCGAGCTGAGACTGTTCTCCAAGTCGACAACTTTGTCAGTGAGGCTTTTTTGCACAGCCTCAGTTTCATTAATCAGcgtctccttttccttcttccaCTCCAGCAGAGCTTGATGTTCTTGTTTCAGTTCCTTACAATCGTTCTGACTCGCAGTGAGATTGGATTTCAGCTCTTGGCTCTCCATCTCCAGGACTGTCAGCCTGTTGGTCAGCTTTTCTGTGTCTTGCCTCTGTTTCTGCAGTTCAGTCTGAGATCTACAGCGTGATACAAATATTTATAATGACTGGAGAGCAAGTTATAGATGTAGTATACTCAGAACTTCTTCTCCTCTACAGTACAAACATGTTTACCTGTCATTTTTGGTCTCTGCATCAGAAAGTGTCTTCTTCATGTTTTCCAGGTCCCGGGCCGAAGCCTGAGTCTGCTGCTCCAATTTGGACTGAAGTCTCTTCAGCTCCTCGGCCTGCCCTTCTGATTTTGCtgaacataaaaaagacaaaaaagttaaatatcCTTGGATAATTCTCGAAAACAACTGCTAACATCTGCCTTCGTCATTCCTCCTACTAACTCACCTTTGAGGTCATCTAGTAATCCCTGGGTGCGTTTGAGGCTCTGGTCtgtgctcttcttctcttcctccagctgacTCAGACGCCTGCTGCTCTGGTCCAACTGAACGGTTGCactgttcttctctctctgcagctcctggagAGAGGAAAGTGTGGAGAGAACATGAGTGGCAGCAAAAGATGATTACAAggttgggggaaaaaaagggtgtcagtgttgtgacacGACAAGGTTGCaaattgcaaccaactgaataccaCTTGTCTCACTCTTCtcttccaagcatgtaggagaacctatggTGGCTGCAAAAGATGCAAAAGGCCATTTCTAGAGGCAGTGTTTGGTTTgctttctgggctactgtagaaacatggccgACAGTAGATATAAACAGCTCCTtcaaatgtaacaaaaacacaacaattcttattttcaggtgattttacactaatgaaaacataattatgaatattatattccactTCTGCCAATAGgtccccctaaatcctacacagtggACCTTTAAGTAAAGATAAAAGACATACCAACACACAACGTAACTACGTACTTACGTACGTAATTCACAATTACAGTTAGTGGATATTCTACTGAAAGCACCTCACCTCCATTTTCTTGCGGAGGTCCTGCTCTTTGGTCTGGCTGGCCTGGAGGCTCTGCTCTGACCTGagcagtttctgtttctgatcctccacctcctccagcacccGACTCTTCTGGAAGGACATCtggaaagggaaagagaaaacatggtAAATGCATCAAACAGTCTATCACATCCTGAACTGTATTCCACTACCACTACATCGAGCCTATTAAGCTGCTCTGCCAGCCATCATCAAAATACATTCTGAAGCTGTTCAAAGAGCTGGGACCAGACAGAGAAACTGGCTTTTCTCTGTGCACTTCATTCGACATGGATAACTGAACTAAAATGAAGAAACCGATGCAATATCTGTACAGTATAGGACTatatgaaaagacaaacagctgtcaAACCAATAATAACAAACATTAAAGGGGGGCAATAtgccactgtctgtctgccactATCCCGTGTCTGAACAaaacatgttgtcttttgtACATGCCTCTACAATGTGTAAAGTCTGCCAATCAGCAGCATTATTAGATGTTGGTCCAAGCATGCTGCATGCTTATTGGCTCACTGACACAGATGAGATTTAGTCCATAGATATCAAAATTTAATAGAGAATGAAAAGGCATTTTTTAATACTCGACAGTAGTGAAGCAATTTGATCAGTACCTTAAAGTATCAAAGTTCGATACCCAGCCCTGATGCTGACAGTAATATCACCATTAAGGTAGCCAACAATATATCTACATAATGGCAAAAAAACGAAATAGAAGCTTATGTGCCACCCTCAGAGGGTTCCAGGGCTTTTCTTCTCAAGTTGATGGCTGTAAGGAAAGACTGAATTAAGAGTAGATTAaggaagagcagagcagaacaaacatgttaaaaagtTACCTTCTCCATGTCAGCCTGCAGTACGTTGTAGTcctttttggactgttggatcTCTTGTGTTAGTTTGGTTCTGGTCTGGTTCAGCTGCTGTTCCAAAGCTTGGTGAGAACTCTGCAGTTGGGCTAGCTCCTACACAAAATATAACAGGGATGAAACTTTTTGATTAAAattctgaaaacatttgcaatttcATGTATAATGTTTGCTAAAACCTAAAATTGTTATAAAGGTCTAATGATATCATGACTTCAGGTCATTGCACCTTttgactgtctctctcttggTCCTTGAGTTTCTGCTCCAGGGCTCGTCTGCAGCTCTCAGCATTGTGCCTCTGACAGCTCATCTCCTCTGTGACTTGTTTCAGCTTCTGCTCCACTGATGAACACTAAGAACAATAAGTAGAagttttgtcatattttctgctgtttctacCCACCTTCCAAATTCTAAATGATATAATCAAGCAGaaatagaacaaaaacaataaatcctTTAGTATTTAAGTCTCTACCTTGGCCTCAACCTGctggtgtctgtctgtggccTGACTCAGCTCGTGCCTGGTCTTGGCCAGGTCTCTGTCCCGCTCAGTCAGGTCTTTGCGGGCCTGGTTCAGTTGGGTTTGTAGTTCCTGCAGCTTGGAGGCCTGGCTACGAATTTCCTTCTCCTGAGTGGAGAGAGTCCTCTCCAACTCTGACACACGGCTGTGCAGCTCTGATTTAGAAACACGAGAAATCAAAGCCCTGTTTCTGGACATGATTGGGATATCTGACTCAAAAGGAACCATATACATTTTTCAAAGGTGGTGGATGTACAAAATAAAACGCTCCCTtatatttcacagaaaaaaaactatacTACATATTAATTTAGACACAAATTCAAAGTCCACCTTGGTTGATGGTCTTAAGCTGCTCCATCTGTTGGGAGGATCCAGTGGGACTCTGCATTGCTCTGGACGAGCTCATCCGCTGGCTGGGTTTAATAGGCGTCTCCTCGTGGGCGTCCCACAGGGATGCCCCTCGCCTCTTCagaggtgtttccattacatcCAGAGACTGGCGGCTATGGGTCtgattctgctgctgccaggGGAATATGGAAGATCCAGCCTGGCGGGCAGCAATGTCCTTGTGGCTTACAGTGACTGAGGACTGATTCAACAGCTAAAAGAGAAGATATAAGTTAACATCACCAGctacaagaaacaaacattcataATAAACATAACTAATATACTCACTTTGACCTGCAGGACTTTGAGTTCAGTCTCcagcctttttctttcttctactTCCTGGTTGTATTTCTCCTGGAGCTCCTCTAGTTTGTTATCTAAGATACACAAATACCACATTGGGATAAACTCACTCAGATACATATCtttgacacacatacaaagtCCCAAGAAGATGAGAGGCAGTGATATCACATCTGCAATAATACTAGCCTGACAGGTAAGAATATACTGTTACTGGAAACCAAACAACTGAtgtgtggaaaaataaaaataacaataataataataataataataacatacatttctaaaacacattcagcatgAACTTGAGACACAGAGGATTAGAACAAACTGAAATACCCTGCTGTCTGTAGGC
Encoded here:
- the cenpf gene encoding centromere protein F; protein product: MSWAVEEWKDGLPGKALQKIQEMEVQLDKLKKERTQKQFQLDSLEAALQKQKQKADSERTETSALKRENQSLVESCDSLEKARQKVTHDLGVKEQQVSYLEGQLNSCRKTIERLEQELKKYKNELDRSQPAGSSSLSSSSSSELQSYTTPQKSFSTPAPVLAYRQQDNKLEELQEKYNQEVEERKRLETELKVLQVKLLNQSSVTVSHKDIAARQAGSSIFPWQQQNQTHSRQSLDVMETPLKRRGASLWDAHEETPIKPSQRMSSSRAMQSPTGSSQQMEQLKTINQELHSRVSELERTLSTQEKEIRSQASKLQELQTQLNQARKDLTERDRDLAKTRHELSQATDRHQQVEAKCSSVEQKLKQVTEEMSCQRHNAESCRRALEQKLKDQERDSQKELAQLQSSHQALEQQLNQTRTKLTQEIQQSKKDYNVLQADMEKMSFQKSRVLEEVEDQKQKLLRSEQSLQASQTKEQDLRKKMEELQREKNSATVQLDQSSRRLSQLEEEKKSTDQSLKRTQGLLDDLKAKSEGQAEELKRLQSKLEQQTQASARDLENMKKTLSDAETKNDRSQTELQKQRQDTEKLTNRLTVLEMESQELKSNLTASQNDCKELKQEHQALLEWKKEKETLINETEAVQKSLTDKVVDLENSLSSLNEATDELKRQLMNVEGDKASLSAHIDSLKGELLNKSTELEEREHQYKELQSEFSKAGQKHVKDLENVAVQVAQLEAQVKDLELQLQKESTRAEQAERTNTELQNEHQAACDLAHSKDQLVELGQAEIIHLRDSLAQATAQQEEQSARLSEEKAALLKQCEESVSAKVEETEQLKLQLEEAQQDLLLTKNKVSSMDQFLKVQEQVGAELQKQIKTLSDNEEGYKKMNEKKSEELKQLAEELKGLQSQTEEMEKQLREAEAQILSLEKQKAELENAAENAKKEAETLQQAQTEKLSNLLEQISLLEEELTSSKDAAEKLPVLKNELDMINQSHADLKKCLEALERNHSTTIEIKSNLENTLTEKTNLIFTLEKEVKELREKMSKESESHALEIEKVRNKEKHLKEQFEAAKQSVTAAKAESSSRREEIKTMKTTLSAASRGLEERDNTIKSLKEKLNKAEAEQTKTSDLLKEKMVAMNKIKVQLEMLQMDLEDNETAMSSFDSQVEELKGTIESLEAQLVQNQAKMSDMEARLEDSKAQVSVLETRLEEVQSQNSVLETQYVTAREELMERSYEITRLEEDAVRRSQLEDSIATLESKLSQSTEEKVKLETTLKQIIEDKDNNLNQLLQEKNNIEVTLKQLTEDKEQLKTAINQVNAEKKQLEASLDKLAEENEQLQSNCQQLTTEQQKVDQMIVEKQEAETTLKQVMEEKVQLDVALNLINQGKIQLEAKLSQLTSENNNSVANLNRVVEEKLQLEVHYNQLTEENIKLQSRVTQVTEEKLLLQERIERREDEVASLQEENESIQSSLLASEQELQRLKEQLEMRDKRTEQENRESEQFEAEQAELHQKLAGLQKELAVLKQQYDSLLLQVGQQHSLIQQLSEVQGTQTPGDGISSMESDETETVEAAGQTDVEPPLDTDTGSLPVKGPQSHVVSEPDKLAHQSDKAFSETELVFKADIIEQEMIQERLDAEREACVADVEDMWGNEEQQHHQQQQTFDQVQHSGPTDVLEKESEIHELSLSSPLDETRQLESSAPESSRVQDGLDHYKAVIAKQENELQTLRSEFDLLKSDLTLRMELTSELEVQVQNLERKVHAAEEEAHGVSHKLNVALEEKKGTADRIAQLSEERETLTLQLQTSKCQLADVMEMLEGLEMAKGGWDEKFLQQESELKRVRSEKANLEQHILGMESELETLQEEKTKLKVEIETQRRTGSGMEVQIETLMTETTQLRSELVSCTEERDDLNQSLGQWREKVHNLEKTNCDTRSLISILEDDIRAGRKEYEALQSSMEKLKTERQQLLEQIKTLEQAISQQSGEREELIGQLGKITEDHTSANQNTESMVGKIQALEGEVCRLSQSLEASLLEKGEIASRLNSTQGEVQQMKTGIEKLQVRIESDERKKKKMGELLKAAQRKSDSLQDRIDALEREQEDVEQSLEEAVLQAETAKAELEEERKKVEEEKRELSEQLSQLSVTLDGLRSEKERMERELETKNREIEELKATKDELERGLEKAEVDRREEEERQRNRVEELEKGMREEAEKQTRQVDDLQAQLQASRQREISLEQKSAETEWDKERMQSLLVEMEKEKTCLQSSLEQWRTEGEMLRSQGEEWEKERKNLRTSTEALEEEMKELKTLIKAKEEEREKEQIEEDRRLAEEREKLHSTLLSVEQERDNLLCTLSSVEGEKERLQQERGVLADEKGKLQSSLSLIEKEKHEMQQTLFSSKQEKERIEEEKEKLEAEKEELLSSLSSIEVEKNNLSSALFSLEQERQRAEEEKEKVAQEQERLQSTVASMETELETCRLLVANLNEQVSELTSHTTRLSKEKDSALSKMGLWMKTCKQLEQEKQVMLNGSGEGKSSEEAQTEVNQLKMEAEERKKEVKDLKTALEQKRTEAEENTKEVEGLKAALHGRMKEFEQRSGELEEMKSELDELNKLLEEKSREADESMEKYCSLMIKVHKLEETNDALTTRLQQLTASQRANEANGHPSSTDSTHRRRSARKSACRRQGEKLDDIENVALSTPQRSPQGSGKRGHRDLCDKDSAQEALHNLTKKIRANAVTTPRPRTEQEEEFRPEGLPELVQRGFADIPLGEASPFIMRRTTVKRCSPRLAARHTVPTSAPDGKVSPLQSPCADSSNRKCLSPSGEERPMRRSLSSYKTPEQKEKREVLREQTQQGDNCHVQ